The Mucilaginibacter rubeus genomic interval TGTGTATGTACCGGGCGATCTGCATTACATTTTGCACTTCGCGTCGCCGGCCAGCCCGATAGATTATTTAAAAATCCCGATCCAGACCTTAAAAGTAGGCTCACTGGGTACACATAATTTGCTGGGCCTGGCCCGGAACAAGAAAGCCAGGATGCTGATCGCCTCAACATCAGAAGTATACGGTGACCCGAACATCAGTCCGCAGCCGGAAGAATACTGGGGCAATGTAAACCCGGTAGGTCCGAGAGGTGTATATGATGAAGCCAAGAGGTTCCAGGAAGCCATCACCATGGCTTACCACACTTTCCATGGTGTAGAAACCAGGATCGTGAGGATCTTTAATACCTACGGGCCAAGGATGAGGCTGAATGACGGCAGGGTATTGCCGGCTTTCATCGGTCAGGCACTAAGAGGCGAACCGCTGACGATGTTTGGCGACGGTTCACAGACGAGGTCATTCTGCTATGTAGATGATTTGATAGAAGGTATCTACAGGTTGTTGTTGAGCGATTATGCCCAGCCGGTAAACATTGGTAACCCGGATGAGATCACGATCAAACAATTTGGTGAGGAAATCATCAAGCTGACCGGAACCGATCAAAAGCTGATCAGCCTGCCATTGCCTACAGATGACCCGAAACAACGTCGTCCGGATATCACCAAGGCTAAAGCCATATTGGGCTGGGAACCAAAGGTATCAAGGAGTGAAGGTTTGAAGATCACATTGGAATACTTCAAATCATTACCTGAGCAGGAAATACACCACAAAGACTTTTCTTACTACAATAAATAAGGTAACAAGGCCGAAAATTAACTTTTTTGGCCTTGTTTATAATATAAAAGTAGATTGGTTTGTTACAATCTGCTTACTTTGCTGAACAATCAAATATACTCTCTATACAAACTATGAAAATATTAGTAACAGGCGGTTTGGGTTTTATTGGCTCGCACACCGTTGTTGAGCTGGTTAACGCGGGTTATGATCCCGTTATTGTTGACGATTTATCAAACTCAGATCCTAAAATATTAGATCAGCTTACCAAGATCTTAGGCTTTACTCCAACCTTTCATAAACTTGACCTTTGCGATGAGGCAGGTGTTAAGTCGCTTGCGCTTGCCGAGCCCGAAATAGGCGGCATTATCCACTT includes:
- a CDS encoding UDP-glucuronic acid decarboxylase family protein → MTERKRILITGAAGFLGSHLCDRFIKEGYHVIGMDNLITGDLRNIEHLFKLENFEFYNHDVSTFVYVPGDLHYILHFASPASPIDYLKIPIQTLKVGSLGTHNLLGLARNKKARMLIASTSEVYGDPNISPQPEEYWGNVNPVGPRGVYDEAKRFQEAITMAYHTFHGVETRIVRIFNTYGPRMRLNDGRVLPAFIGQALRGEPLTMFGDGSQTRSFCYVDDLIEGIYRLLLSDYAQPVNIGNPDEITIKQFGEEIIKLTGTDQKLISLPLPTDDPKQRRPDITKAKAILGWEPKVSRSEGLKITLEYFKSLPEQEIHHKDFSYYNK